AAGTAGAGCAGCGTGAGAGTCGGTAGGGATACGGGCGGCTGTTACAGAGCTTCTAGCTGCGTATTAGTGAGGTAGGGTCGATTCTCGACGCCACCATACGAAGTTTCAGACTTGATGAGCAGCCGGAAGATTCGACGCGAGTCTGTTGCCCACGCGGCCACGACAACCACTACAAGTACCACGCTTCGTTCAGCTGTGACTATATCCTCCGTCCGGAGTCATTCCTCGTCGGTCGGCTCGAGTGGGACTCGTTCTACCTCGATATCTTCGTAGTCCTTCTCAGAGGAGAGTACGTTCATCCCTCGCGTTTCCGCAGTCGCCGCGTGGAAGGCGTCGAACGGCGTCATTCCCTCGTCGTAGTAGTTGACACCTTTCAGAACTACCTGTTTCTCTTCCTCGTTCCGCACAGGGACGAGTTCGAGTAGGTTCGCCACCAGCGGGACGTAGTCGAACTCGTAGCGTTCTCGGGCGAGGAGGAGTTCGAGATACGAGAACGGTGACGTTTCGACGTCGTACTCGCCGAGGGCGTCCTCAGCGGAGCCCTGCAACCAATCAGTGTCTTTGGCGAGTGCGAGCAGGAAATCCGTCTTGACGTACACCGTCATCTGTCGCCGCCGGCTTCCTCAGCCTCGTCTTCGCCTCCGCCTCGATGTCCTCTCGAATTTCCTCGACTGATGCATCATGAAGTTCGCCTGCCGCCTCGCGGACAGCTGCAAGTGGATCGTCCGCGACCGGAATCAACTCGATTCTGTCCTCGTACATAACGATGTGATACTTCTGGCCGTACTTCTCGCGCACCTCTTTTGGGATGTACAGCCGTCCCTGCCCGTCCGTCTCTGCTGACATGGATGGGACTATGTTACCACAGAAAAAGAATCTTACCACTATCGAGTGGTTGATGGTTTTCATCAAAACAGTTCAGTAGTGTGTATGGTGGCTTTCATCTATTTGAATGAGGTTGAGCAGCGAGAGATAGGTAGTCGAAAACAGGCGTTTTAGGCTGTATCCGGGCCGCATAGATTTGAGATTCTCTTCCGTTAGCTGTCTTCGTGATTCCCGGTCGATGAACCACGTTACAGCCCTCCGATCTTCACGAAAGCCTATTTCACCACCACCCCATCTAGATACTGGTCAGCGGGTGGTTCTCAGCCACGCTAGACCAGTAACCATGGAACCACGCATTACCGTCATCACGTTGGGAGTCAGTGACTTAGAAAAATCCCTCACCTTTTACCGTGATGGCTTAGGTTGGCCAACGGAGGGAATCGTCGGAACGGAGTTTGAGGGTGGAGCAGTCGCCTTCTTCTCTCTGAGTAACGGCTTGCAACTTGCACTCTACCCTAAACATCAAATCGCGGAAGACGCAAACGTCGACGAAACTGCGTTGAGTCCTGCGAAGTTCACTATCGGCCACAACGTCGCGTCGAAAGAAGAAGTCGATGACGTAATGCAGACGGCGGAAGAAGCCGGTGCGAAGATTACCGACTCGCCTCGTGACCGCGAATGGGGTGGATATTCAGGCCACTTCCAAGACCCGGACGATCACCTGTGGGAAGTAGTTTGGAATCCGCAGTTCGAAATCGAAGAGTAATATTCCCTCCGCCGACTTTTCCTCCGAAAGCGGCAAAGTAGACGAAATCTGTAACGTCAGTTTGAGACCTGAACAAGGTTGAGCAGCGAGAGAATCGGTAGACAAAATCAGCGTTTATAGACACCGTCTTGGGTAATTAGTGTCGGACAATCTTCCAACTGCTGTTCAGTTAGTTTGTCGCTGAATTAGCCGTTGGAACCGGAAGCGTCCGGTGTAACAAACACATGAGTCAGTCTAGTCCGAGACTCAGTTTCAACGCTTCGTCCACCGCTTCCATCGTTTCTGCGCCGAGACTTCCAATTACTGAATGAATCCGCTTTTCGATTGACACGACACGAATCTGGTCGAGACGAATGGACGAATCCTTCTCGAAGGGTGACTCCGCCGCTTCAACAAGCACCTCGAACGGAAAACCTCGATACGTTCCTGTTGCAGGTGCGACGATGGTCGTACTAGAATTCTCGTTTCCAATGTCGTTCTGTACGATCACCGCGGGTCGAGACTTCTTCATCGGCGGTCGAGGCGGATACCCCGAGGCTTGACTTCGGGGAGGAAGCCGACACTGGGGGAGCAAACCACGTTTACCAGCACGACCAACTCCCCCCATCCAAATCAGCATAATTAAACAGTTCTACCACTTCTAATGAAGTATGGCAGAGGTGGTTAGGAACATCCAAGTCAAACTCAACATCCCCGAGTCACGACACTCGGATGTTGACCAGACATTCAAGGAGTTCCGCCAAGCCGCCCAACACGTCGCAGACCACGGATGGAACGACAATCCTGACTACCTCATCAAAGCCAAGAACAAACTCCACAAAGCCACATATACCGAAGTCCGCAAGACAACCAACATTCAATCCAGCCTCGTTCAATCCGC
This genomic stretch from Natrinema sp. SYSU A 869 harbors:
- a CDS encoding PIN domain-containing protein, translating into MTVYVKTDFLLALAKDTDWLQGSAEDALGEYDVETSPFSYLELLLARERYEFDYVPLVANLLELVPVRNEEEKQVVLKGVNYYDEGMTPFDAFHAATAETRGMNVLSSEKDYEDIEVERVPLEPTDEE
- a CDS encoding AbrB/MazE/SpoVT family DNA-binding domain-containing protein, with product MSAETDGQGRLYIPKEVREKYGQKYHIVMYEDRIELIPVADDPLAAVREAAGELHDASVEEIREDIEAEAKTRLRKPAATDDGVRQDGFPARTRQRH
- a CDS encoding VOC family protein codes for the protein MEPRITVITLGVSDLEKSLTFYRDGLGWPTEGIVGTEFEGGAVAFFSLSNGLQLALYPKHQIAEDANVDETALSPAKFTIGHNVASKEEVDDVMQTAEEAGAKITDSPRDREWGGYSGHFQDPDDHLWEVVWNPQFEIEE